In one window of Zhongshania aliphaticivorans DNA:
- a CDS encoding TetR/AcrR family transcriptional regulator translates to MNTPERILVAALKLFAERGFYGASMDQIAGELGLTKQALIHHFGTKEKLYGAVLVDISGRLIPGVFQTQDAGSERSFTDAVLYIYQSTLEHREDVLVLMRELLDNRDRAAKAGNWYLRPFLDGLANLLRRDPSWSDANDASIFVHVYQVLGAINYFAVSTVTLGNMYSTQHVEAMRESFPELLQKLATGRERGR, encoded by the coding sequence ATGAATACGCCTGAACGAATACTGGTAGCTGCACTAAAACTATTTGCTGAGAGAGGCTTTTACGGTGCCAGTATGGATCAGATTGCCGGAGAGTTGGGGCTCACTAAGCAAGCTCTAATTCATCATTTCGGGACAAAAGAAAAATTATATGGCGCGGTGCTTGTGGATATCTCTGGGCGACTAATTCCTGGAGTCTTCCAAACGCAAGATGCTGGATCGGAGAGGTCATTTACTGATGCTGTCTTATATATTTATCAGAGCACCTTGGAGCATAGAGAGGATGTGCTTGTACTTATGCGTGAGCTTCTTGATAACCGTGATCGTGCCGCAAAGGCCGGAAACTGGTACCTCAGGCCTTTCTTGGATGGTTTGGCTAATTTATTGCGTCGAGACCCAAGCTGGAGCGATGCTAACGACGCTTCAATTTTTGTTCATGTTTACCAAGTACTTGGGGCGATCAACTATTTTGCTGTTTCAACCGTCACGCTTGGGAATATGTACTCAACTCAGCATGTTGAAGCGATGCGAGAAAGCTTCCCTGAGTTACTTCAGAAGCTTGCTACGGGCCGGGAGAGGGGGAGGTAG
- a CDS encoding Rieske 2Fe-2S domain-containing protein, producing the protein MTTRYDKPIPYGWFAIEYTAQLKVGDVKPLRYFGRDLVLFRTESGEAALLDAHCPHLGAHLGHGGVVKGESISCPFHAWEYNGEGFCTKVPYAKNMPPKIDGKQAIGRYPVLECNQMIWAWYHPEKAEPLWEVEVHPELHSREWTSMDVYDWRINSIIQETGENAVDIAHFVTVHSAPEMPMGEVTIKGYQRSTMMDSLSEAIDENGNIDRSGENYDMGRLVTSSYGPGQTFQKFSRLFDIVMMGTVTPIDEQSLHMRFSFSMPKQQSDEHKVYXNAFRDEIVHQVEQDIPIWENKVYLDEPTLCDGDGPIAKYRKWFQQFYVV; encoded by the coding sequence ATGACAACGCGTTACGACAAGCCAATTCCTTATGGTTGGTTTGCAATTGAATATACTGCGCAATTAAAAGTGGGTGATGTTAAACCGCTGCGTTATTTTGGCCGTGATTTAGTGCTGTTTCGTACCGAGTCTGGTGAAGCGGCATTGCTCGATGCGCATTGCCCTCATTTGGGGGCTCACCTTGGTCACGGTGGTGTCGTGAAGGGAGAGAGCATCAGCTGTCCTTTTCATGCTTGGGAATACAATGGTGAGGGGTTTTGCACCAAGGTGCCTTACGCCAAGAATATGCCGCCCAAGATTGATGGTAAGCAAGCCATTGGTCGCTATCCCGTGCTTGAATGCAATCAAATGATTTGGGCTTGGTATCACCCAGAGAAGGCCGAGCCACTTTGGGAGGTTGAGGTGCATCCAGAGCTGCATTCGCGGGAGTGGACGAGTATGGATGTCTACGATTGGCGGATTAACTCTATCATTCAAGAGACCGGCGAAAATGCGGTGGATATTGCCCATTTTGTCACCGTGCACTCAGCCCCCGAAATGCCTATGGGTGAGGTAACCATTAAGGGATATCAGCGGAGCACAATGATGGACAGCCTGTCCGAGGCAATTGATGAAAATGGCAATATTGATCGCAGCGGTGAAAATTACGATATGGGCCGCTTAGTGACTTCATCATATGGGCCGGGGCAAACCTTTCAAAAATTTTCTCGTTTATTTGACATCGTAATGATGGGAACAGTGACTCCCATTGATGAGCAAAGCCTGCATATGCGGTTTAGCTTTAGTATGCCCAAACAGCAATCAGATGAGCACAAAGTTTACGNCAACGCCTTCCGTGACGAGATTGTCCATCAAGTAGAGCAGGACATCCCCATTTGGGAGAACAAGGTCTATCTCGATGAGCCAACATTATGTGATGGTGATGGCCCCATTGCCAAATATCGAAAATGGTTTCAGCAATTTTATGTTGTTTAG